Proteins encoded within one genomic window of Lentisphaerota bacterium:
- a CDS encoding WYL domain-containing protein, with translation MKAGSRPQYYRIRRMVQMVREGAETGYLANSSDFMKEFEVSRRTVARDLDFLRDEERAPLAYDEALHGFRLTDETYALPPVSITRREAFSFGLARKLLAHYEGTPLHMDMRSVLDKIAESLAGDITVEPAWLSEHVGVLPEDRVRIDPEVWARLAGFVERREALRATYQTFDGRVSEYVLHPYHLLAYHGNWYVLALNTAKDQIATFALSRFRQIAATGHIFTRPADFNAETYAKQAFGIVGGEAPIKVRLLFESKLAVYITERDWHPSQEFQMNPDGRVEMRLETTGRKELVRWILSWMPDVKVLEPESLRDRIAEKLRDGLRAQESRNTRASMSSSPATCNNSAVQSP, from the coding sequence ATGAAGGCAGGATCGAGGCCCCAGTATTACCGGATTCGGCGCATGGTTCAGATGGTGCGAGAGGGCGCCGAGACCGGCTATCTGGCGAACAGTAGCGACTTCATGAAGGAGTTCGAGGTGTCGCGCCGCACCGTGGCGCGGGATCTGGACTTCCTGCGCGATGAGGAGCGCGCCCCGCTCGCGTACGACGAGGCCCTGCACGGGTTCCGGCTCACCGACGAGACCTATGCCTTGCCGCCCGTGTCGATCACGCGCCGGGAGGCGTTCAGTTTCGGCCTTGCCCGCAAACTGCTCGCCCACTATGAGGGCACGCCGCTGCACATGGACATGCGCTCGGTGCTGGATAAGATCGCCGAGTCGTTGGCGGGCGATATCACCGTCGAACCCGCCTGGCTGAGCGAGCATGTGGGCGTCTTACCCGAGGACCGGGTACGGATCGATCCCGAGGTCTGGGCACGATTGGCGGGCTTTGTGGAGCGACGGGAGGCGCTCCGGGCCACATACCAGACCTTCGACGGGCGCGTTTCCGAGTACGTTCTACACCCGTATCATCTGCTCGCCTATCACGGAAACTGGTACGTGTTGGCCCTGAACACGGCCAAGGACCAGATCGCGACGTTCGCCCTGTCGCGGTTCCGCCAGATCGCTGCTACGGGGCATATCTTCACGCGTCCGGCGGACTTCAACGCCGAAACCTACGCCAAGCAAGCATTCGGGATTGTGGGCGGCGAGGCGCCGATCAAGGTTCGGTTGCTGTTCGAGTCAAAACTGGCTGTCTACATTACCGAACGGGACTGGCACCCCAGTCAGGAATTCCAGATGAATCCGGATGGACGCGTCGAGATGCGGCTGGAGACTACGGGCCGCAAGGAACTCGTGCGCTGGATCCTGTCCTGGATGCCGGATGTGAAGGTGCTGGAGCCGGAAAGTCTCCGGGATCGGATCGCGGAGAAACTGCGGGATGGAC